From one Paramormyrops kingsleyae isolate MSU_618 chromosome 1, PKINGS_0.4, whole genome shotgun sequence genomic stretch:
- the LOC140591691 gene encoding uncharacterized protein: MPRKGSRSEAAKKRWRKLDLADPPICPYDVTKEVSRSTAFQEEPQQMATYVSSRRGTGFRHRVRRWPLSRVTGRSHKLVIPAEDLEKKLALLVGDSHLRAIVDGFVTMPQGRLSFGLMSTPGASAAELRREVLHAVLPRTPEVVCVLAPSNNLTASRTITEAGADFRRLLTTLCNRWPNVVVLDFPTRLTVDEAVQRLLRQEYHRVAAQEGIRYLSVAEHFPLSRLELWCKDGVHLSDNVGMEILTWLLWDAASLQLQAATPDAPASPKTSPPVERPVPPNLVVAAPSKAPATTKTSPPVVRRVSPKLVVVGEVTVPRASNPFDWTLVQQKRQRVQGERTQESRRMAGQQGNLLQCSIPLNPVWFSPAVQEKMDRFVPACGALESTGGTKGRKRRRAASKKRWEEEKVCHSF; the protein is encoded by the exons ATGCCGCGTAAAGGGAGTCGTTCCGAGGCTGCCAAGAAGAGATGGAGGAAGCTGGACCTGGCAGATCCTCCGATTTGTCCATATGACGTCACCAAGGAG GTGTCACGTTCCACGGCCTTCCAAGAGGAACCCCAGCAGATGGCAACATACGTCTCTTCAC GCCGTGGGACTGGCTTTCGTCATCGGGTGAGGCGGTGGCCACTATCTCGTGTGACTGGACGGAGCCACAAGTTGGTTATTCCAGCCGAGGACCTGGAGAAGAAG TTGGCTCTGTTGGTTGGTGACTCCCATTTGCGAGCGATCGTAGATGGGTTTGTCACCATGCCACAGGGCCGACTCTCCTTCGGCTTGATGTCGACTCCAGGGGCGAGCGCGGCTGAGTTGAGGCGTGAGGTGCTGCATGCAGTTCTTCCTCGGACACCCGAGGTAGTCTGCGTGTTAGCACCCAGCAACAACTTGACCGCCAGCAGGACCATCACCGAGGCTGGAGCTGACTTCCGGAGGCTGCTCACCACTCTCTGCAACCGCTGGCCTAAT gtGGTTGTTCTGGATTTCCCTACACGTCTCACCGTGGATGAAGCAGTGCAACGTCTCCTGCGCCAGGAGTACCATCGTGTGGCCGCTCAGGAGG GTATTCGGTACCTATCCGTTGCTGAACACTTCCCGCTGAGTCGCCTGGAGCTGTGGTGCAAAGATGGT GTGCACCTAAGTGACAATGTAGGGATGGAGATCCTTACATGGTTGCTCTGGGATGCTGCCTCTTTGCAACTACAGGCAGCTACTCCAGATGCACCGGCCTCTCCGAAGACTTCACCACCAGTGGAGAGACCAGTGCCCCCCAATTTGGTTGTG GCGGCTCCTTCTAAGGCACCAGCTACCACGAAGACTTCACCACCAGTGGTCAGACGAGTCTCCCCCAAGTTGGTTGTGGTTGGCGAGGTGACTGTGCCACGTGCTTCCAACCCGTTCGACTGGACGCTTGTTCAGCAG AAGAGGCAGCGCGTGCAGGGTGAACGCACTCAGGAGAGTAGGAGGATGGCTGGCCAGCAG GGAAACTTGTTGCAGTGTTCCATCCCCCTAAATCCGGTGTGGTTCAGCCCTGCAGTTCAGGAGAAGATGGACCGCTTTGTTCCAGCATGTGGCGCTTTGGAATCCACTGGTGGTACGAAGGGCAGGAAG CGGAGACGTGCTGCTTCCAAGAAGAGATGGGAAGAGGAGAAGGTGtgtcatagtttttaa